The region ATTGTGTTAAAGGAAAACACTCATCATACCAAACGAATAGCTTCATCAATCACATTTTTGTAGCCTCTTTTAAACCGATGGTGTTTGCCACCTGAGAAAAAATTGTATTAGCAAATAATTGAAGCTTATGATAAAGTCATTAAAGGAGGAGGGAGGGATAGACTAAAGGCCATGCCAACTTAAATTTGTCCATACCAAGTTTCTTTTCAATAAATGTGGTAAGGCCATCAGAAGTCACGCTGTCTGTGACAATAGTTGTTCCAGGATGCTAGACAAAATGATGGAAGGAAACAGATTAAGAAGTATTAAGAGAAGTGTAAGGTTAAAAAAATAGAATACCAAATACACCTAACAATAAAAGCCTTACTTCTTCAAGAACAATAGCTGCCATTAAGGCAATCAAGCGATTCCGGTTGAACTCACGGCCAGTGGAATCCACAGCAGCAGATCTAGATGAAAGTCATTGATGTTTAACAATTCAAATTGATGGATGTTTAACAAATTCAAAGTCAGCGAAATCGATCAATAAGATGGTCCTTGCCTGTCCACATCAGTATCAAAGATAATTCCGAGATCAGCTTTGTTATCAAGGACTGCCTGGGTTATAGCTTTCATTGCTGTCTTGTCCTCGGGGTTGGGGATATGGTTCGGAAACAAACCTGAATACAGAACCCATTATTACTCAAAGTCCAAGTACAACACCTAGCTGAAATTATTCCCGCAATAAAGTTATTACCATCGGGCTCCAAAAATTGACTACCAGAAGTTATTGCCCCAAGAGGTTCCAGCACCTTTGCCTATTATTCACCAAAAAGTAACATTGAATATCAATCTCGATGCAAGTTGTAAATCATTCACAATAAATATATTCACTATAGATTTATTTTCATCATCACTTTCAAATGGCGGGTGTGTTTTAATATTCGCCCTACTGCAGATTAGTAAACCATATGTTTTGTAACTTCTGTTTAACAGAAAATAAAACATACATAAGTATATTAACTactactccctccgttcctttttaagtgtcacttttttaatttttacacataccaaggaagctaatcattattgttacttttcaaacaataattcttcttttacctataatacccttaattatttattacattcattttactttttctctctctgcaatcattatataggggtaattttgacaaaatagcaattaatactaccttgaactttgcaagtgacaattaaaaagaaacaaattttttgcaagaaagtgacacttataaaggaacggagggagtaattTTGTAGAATAAGGCAGAGAAGTTAGACTCTCAGTACATATTCCTTTTCCGAAGATTCGTTGTGGAAAACAAAATTACAGGATTTTCTGACATGGGTCAGAAAccaaaagaaaaacaaaatatACTATTCGTacataaaaaaattaaaaataaattaaaaaacaGCCCATCTATGGCTATTTCAGATAACAGAAGGAATATGCATATGTAAAAAAGATACTGCAGTTACAAGGTGTTGCACCATAATAAAAACACAAATATATAACAAACTTACGATTTGCCAAAGAAAAACTAGTAAGATTTGTTTCTCTTGGTATTATACTGATACACCCTTTTTTATAGAAATTCGAAATAAAAATGTCTTCTACAAAAagcatattcataaaacattaaaaattaagGAGATTAAAAGGCAACTTACAGCAAAAAAACCACCTGCTCCATTGCCTGCATCAACAATGATATGGAAACCCTCCAATGGTTTCTCTGCGGGCAGATAATGCAACAAAAAAAAAGAACAAGATCAAAACGTTCAGAAAACCGATGACTAAAGAACTTTAGATTCTACAATAACAAACTGAGTCATAAAGACAAAATGCCCGTCAATTGAGAATTCCTTTATTCCTCCACTTTATCAAAGAACAGACCAGTAATTCTATCTCCAAACATACTAGtattaattattataaaaataCTCTAGCAAATGGGTTCAACCTTTTCCTGGACCCCACCATAGCATAAGCATAAACCACCAAGTTACCATTTTACTTTAGCAAAGTCATACCTATGTTTCCAGCTGCTTTGCGAACTGCTTTTACTAGATCAGATGTATACACAGACATGTAATCGACTGTCTTAATAGATAATGAAGCCACTTTCTCAGAATTTGTCAAACTTTCTGCTGTAAATTGATTGTATAATTTTTCAGCTCGCTCTAAGATATCTTTGATGTCAGTCTTCCCAAGACCACCGGCATTGGTGAAAAATTTGAATCCATTTCTGTTGAAAGGTAGATGACTTGCTGTTCATAGAAAGAGACATTTAATAATTATAACATGAATTCATATCTAAAATTACTTATCCATAAAAAGATATAAATATCATCCAAAGCAAATCGAAGTTCACTAAAAATCACCATTTACAACCAATGGACAAAGAAGGAAATGTCCAGAGACTCTAGCTAAACTCCATGGATGAAAGTAAGTCAATACTACAAGGAAATGTCACTTGACTACAACTTCATAATGTACCTGTTATCATAATAGACCCATCAACAGGACAAAGAAATGCTTCATCCTTTGTAAGTGTGCTATTGAACATAGCTGGTGTCGATGCTAATCTAGAAAGAAAACAATAGTATTAGTTCACTAGACCATTAAAATagttataataataataataataataataataataataaaaaaataataataataataataataacaacaatgATAATAGCTACAAAAGTGAAAATCATCAAATGTGAATCACAATTATCAAAACGGAAATGCGGGAGTAGTAGGTCTAATTCCCTGAACTTATTAAATGGGCATGTATTGAAAGATCCTAATAGATTTCGATACTGTCGTCGCGTAAAAGTGATCAAGTGAATGGACATGTAGGAATCTGCTTGACCAGGTGACTGCCTACATTAGAGTTTGCAACAACTGACACCTCCAGTTCTTATTCAAATAAAAGAATATAAACAAAATAATGGCTGCAAAAAAGTAAATGTCACCCACCCATATTGGACAACTTCTAAACCAGCACCAGCAAGCCCTCGAGAAATCGCATTCTGAAATTGAAAGAATTGATCATCATATAGTacaattttaaaatataaaatatcaAGCTATTCATACATATACATGCTCTCAAAACTAGGAAGCTTGTTAACACAAGTACTTTTTGTAACAATCCTTTGAATTCACTTCAAAATTCAAACTACAAAACCATAGCAAAATCAACTTCAAAAGATAAATATTCTGCATGATGAAAGTCTACATAGATGCAAGTGGGAACAACAGTAAAAATGGAATAGGTTTTCAAACTATTATAGGAGTAGTTCATTTTCATGTATCCGAAAATATGTATTTATTTGAGAAACTGGAATTCTATTCAAAACCAATATAAAATTTTACACAATCGATAAAGTCCGTAATATTATAAAGGTTGTTAAAATGTAATCAATGATATGATACAAGGAACAATCTAGACCTGTAGGAATTTGGCTGATATCCTGGAATCATGGCCAATGGAAACTCTCAAATGCTGAGAAGCATCTGCTTTCTTTTTCTCCACTAACCATGCGGCGAAAGCAGCTCCTATTGCTTCAGCAACAGGTTCAGTGAGGTTAACCCCCTCTCCCTCAACACCATCTAGAGCCACACCACGTATGTCACTATTTAAATTAATATCATTAAACATAATACACAAGTTAGCATGCAGGAATGAAGACCTAATAAATGTCAATTATGTAAATAAAAAGGAAGAAAAAATGGGCCTTTGCACCCAGAAGCTTCCCCAAAAATACTCTATCCATGATAGAGTCATCATTACAGGGAAAAGCAAAAGATTATAGTGTtttcaaacatcaatcatagaacGTGGAAAATAACGGTTTGTTCAAATTTCGATGTGCTGCAAGCTACAGCACTATAGTGCTACTATACCCGCTATTTGACAGCACTTACTAAATAGAGTAGCGTGATTCAATAGTGGTTTGTTCAAATTATGGTATGCCGCAAGAAAAGGTTGATGAATCTTTTAATATTTTTGTATTAAGTGCTAAGACTAAGGTACATTCCTAAGTAGAAAGAATACACTAAGCTTTACTGTCTCTTCTCCTTTATCTAAATGATAGCATACACCACATAAATTCAGTACAGCAATTAACAACGTAAGGGAAAGGAAAGGAACAAAGAGATCCTACTTTATGTCGTATTTCCACTTTTTGCCATTCATAACTTTTACAAATCCTTTGACCAAATTAAGTCATGCAAAAATCCCAACTACTAGCAAATTTCTATTAAGACGAAAATTATGATATGGTTGGTACTGACCTGCCATTTTGAAGCTTTAGAAAGGCTGCTTTGTCAAGATGTGGTACGACAGTAGAAGATGCGGAAGCTGCAAAAAGAAATCCAAATGGAAGAAACAAGCATCCATTAGATAACAAAGAAGTTAAAAACTGTCAAAAGGTAATACATTAGCAAGTATGCATATATGAGcaatattttaaatttaaaacaGACAGTTGCAGAGAATATATAGGAGTTTTTCATTTCACTTAATTTCAACCTGTATGATAATAAGAGTCTAGAACAGACCATTGCAGAGAATATTTCTCCGGAAAGTAAAATCGTTCTGGGGTTTCGATAACGTGCGCAATTGCATGGAAGAGACGCTACTCCATGTCAACTTCCCTGGAGGAGAGGGAAGCAAGTTGCGCAAATAAGGGGCACAATAGTCCCTTCGACTCGGTGAACTGGACTGTGTATTCTGTTGCCAGCAGTGTGACATAAAAACATTTTGAACAATCTTCCCTGATGTTGCTGCAAATAAACATTTACACTTTTATCAGATTTCTGGACTCAAATTTAAATTTCTCACCCTCTCTAATATTGCCAACTAGTCAATCTTCCATCATCAACATCTCTCAATTTTATGGCCAACTAGGGAATTGAATGAGACATTTTGTCAAGTTGTTACATTTGCTGTTAAAACATAGAGGGAAATTGtacacaaaagaaagaaaaaaaaaactagaGGATAACAAGAATCTCATGAAGCTTCTTGCAAATTCCAATTCCAATTCAAAAATCAACAGCCTTTTAAATTCTTGTTAAAATAAAGCCTTGTGCTTCAAAAAGTTCTAAACTGCAGCTGAAAGGCTAAATCCCCAATTCAGTAGGGGAATGATTCCATAAATTTCACTGAAATCGTAGAATGAAATTGAAGCGACGTGTACAAGTACATTAAAATAACGAATGAAAAGCTGAAAATTGAAGTGTTGAATTGAATGAAATGGGAAATGGAGGAAACATTGACCTGCCATGCGATGAAATTGAGTTGCAGAGCTCTTGAATTGGCACAGCGGAGAAACTGAGGTGGTGGTGAATGATGGATGCGCTAAGTTCTTCTGTCACCTTCCACACCAAATCAGCAACACATGTAACAACCCCTTGCACGTGTAGGAGAAAAGACAAGGACGAGAATAACAATAAAGTATATGcttatttttattgtattttttgcttttaaatatttattattacCTTTTACcaaaattatttatattttataaaattcaaaattgctgatgattgtttctaggtTAGATTTTGAGTTGATATATACTTTAAATGTGTTTCATATTTTTTTTAAGtttaataaataatataattttatATGTTAATgtaatatattatttttaaaaattttaaaatatatcaAATTTGCATGATATATACGCCGTTTTTTAAAATATGTCTCTTTAAAATTCTTCAAAAAATCAACTCTCAAACAAATCCTTAAAATATACATATAGattattttttatcttttttacataaaagtcaaacttattcGGTTAGACTATAATCGATATTTGGATAAGTCtatttattttttgaaaaagttCACCTGCAGTTGTGATTTGTCTAACGCCtcataaataatattttattttaagtttttaaaTTAAAGTTATTGTTAATCGTTGTTTCATTAAACATATTTATACATGGTGTCAACAATTAATTAAAGTTAAAATTGTTAAATATGTAATTTTTTGTGTTAAGCATGTTTGTAAGATGCAGAATTTGACAGATCGAAGTCAAATGTATTTGATAAAGTAGTGATCGAATATAGTTTGTAATAGTTTGATCTGTATGTATTTGATAGAGTCGAATACAACTTTTAGTAGATATAGGTGCATGTATTCGACAGAGAGTCGAATACAGCTAGTCATAGTCTATGCATTATGTATTCGACAAAATTGAATAACAGCTTATTGAAGTTAGTTAGTGAGTTTGAGATTGTGTGATGTGCAAGCAATAGGGAGGTACCATGCATTTGTAATTGACAACACTTAACAAAATTCAATACATTCTTCTTCTCTTCTCCAAAACCCTAAATTTTATCTCTCTTCTCTTTTCTCACTAAAATTATATCCTCCCTTCAATTCTTTGTGCGAGGGAATAGTCTTGCAACCAAGGTGTGATTGAACCACTTGAGTAAAGAGTGAAAAACAATAATCTTGAATCAATCGAGAAAGCGATTGAATCTTGTTTTATAAAGATAGGTTCCAATATCTGGTATTAGAGTCTGATTGCCATTCTTGGGAAGCAAGAACAATGACTTCTCATCTGAATGACCATTTTCCAACAAATCTTCACATCTTGCATAGCAAGAATTATGATAATTGGTGTAAGCATATGAATGTTGTCTTTTGTTATCAAGATGTTTGGAATCTTGTAAATAATGGAGTAACACCAATTGACGAGAATTACACGGATGAACAAAAGACTGCACATAAAGatttgaagaagaaagattataaagctctaTTTATAATCCTAGAGATTTTTTGGGAGGTGTTGGGAAGGTaaaagaggtgaggttacaaactcacaaagAACGTATGAGTtgcttgatcagtgcattttgatacATATTCTTCTATTATTCTTCTTAGATAActctatagtttattctattatttttgctattttagtgtatttttatatttaagtttatttttggttttattttattttcgtactttattttcagcataaatagttatttcaTACCTTGTTACGATGTAGATCATAACTTGAGTTACGAGGATCGGATTGATACGTTCTAATATGTGTTAGGAAGATGAGAGGATAAGataaaagtttcatgttgaagtcaaaagctgattctaagtgaaggagggtcgaataattcgttgaagttccagacttaattaaaatagttagttagggtcagtttttgtaattttcgggtcgggtcttataagggcccgaatttaccttttattatattaggtctttcactactatagtaatcttattctgaattttgataagacaatattgcttagaagatttcatggagaacTAAAGTTCACAAGGTTGATCTGCTGTAATCGGTTTCCGCCGATACTTTGAAGTTTCTTaattttcaatcaaatgtcttttctctttcaatattttgttctatatcttgtatg is a window of Lathyrus oleraceus cultivar Zhongwan6 chromosome 6, CAAS_Psat_ZW6_1.0, whole genome shotgun sequence DNA encoding:
- the LOC127091986 gene encoding uncharacterized protein LOC127091986 isoform X1 — translated: MAATSGKIVQNVFMSHCWQQNTQSSSPSRRDYCAPYLRNLLPSPPGKLTWSSVSSMQLRTLSKPQNDFTFRRNILCNASASSTVVPHLDKAAFLKLQNGSDIRGVALDGVEGEGVNLTEPVAEAIGAAFAAWLVEKKKADASQHLRVSIGHDSRISAKFLQNAISRGLAGAGLEVVQYGLASTPAMFNSTLTKDEAFLCPVDGSIMITASHLPFNRNGFKFFTNAGGLGKTDIKDILERAEKLYNQFTAESLTNSEKVASLSIKTVDYMSVYTSDLVKAVRKAAGNIEKPLEGFHIIVDAGNGAGGFFAAKVLEPLGAITSGSQFLEPDGLFPNHIPNPEDKTAMKAITQAVLDNKADLGIIFDTDVDRSAAVDSTGREFNRNRLIALMAAIVLEEHPGTTIVTDSVTSDGLTTFIEKKLGGKHHRFKRGYKNVIDEAIRLNSIGEESHLAIETSGHGALKENNWLDDGAYLMVKILNKLASARASGVGGGSNVLTGLIEGLQEPGFAAELRLKINQNHPDLKGGSFREYGETVLKHLESSIGSDPNLQKAPVNYEGIRVSGYGGWFLLRLSLHDPVLPLNIEARNSEDAVKLGLVVLAAVKEFAGLDTSALNKFVGS
- the LOC127091986 gene encoding uncharacterized protein LOC127091986 isoform X2, whose amino-acid sequence is MAASASSTVVPHLDKAAFLKLQNGSDIRGVALDGVEGEGVNLTEPVAEAIGAAFAAWLVEKKKADASQHLRVSIGHDSRISAKFLQNAISRGLAGAGLEVVQYGLASTPAMFNSTLTKDEAFLCPVDGSIMITASHLPFNRNGFKFFTNAGGLGKTDIKDILERAEKLYNQFTAESLTNSEKVASLSIKTVDYMSVYTSDLVKAVRKAAGNIEKPLEGFHIIVDAGNGAGGFFAAKVLEPLGAITSGSQFLEPDGLFPNHIPNPEDKTAMKAITQAVLDNKADLGIIFDTDVDRSAAVDSTGREFNRNRLIALMAAIVLEEHPGTTIVTDSVTSDGLTTFIEKKLGGKHHRFKRGYKNVIDEAIRLNSIGEESHLAIETSGHGALKENNWLDDGAYLMVKILNKLASARASGVGGGSNVLTGLIEGLQEPGFAAELRLKINQNHPDLKGGSFREYGETVLKHLESSIGSDPNLQKAPVNYEGIRVSGYGGWFLLRLSLHDPVLPLNIEARNSEDAVKLGLVVLAAVKEFAGLDTSALNKFVGS